The sequence below is a genomic window from Prosthecobacter dejongeii.
GCCTTATGATCCTTCTGGGAATGGAACTGATGGACTTTGGGACACAGGGCAGTGACATTCCACGCATCTCACACGCATGGCTCCTGCCCCACTTTTGCACATCTCAGACGGCACCCGCTTTGGCTACCGCACAGGCTTACCCTGGAGTCGCCAGTCCCGCTGCTTGGTCGAAACCGCTCAGGAAATCACCACCGGGCCTGGCCTGCACCTCCTCGTCGCCCCGAATGGCACAGGTAAAACCACCCTGCTACGCACCCTCGCTGGACTCTCACGCCCCCTCACTGGCACTTTAAAAACGCAGGGCTGTGTGCACTACTTTGCGGATGAATTAAAGGCCGACCCCGAAATCAAAGCCCGCACCTTCTTCCGTGCTTGGTTTCGTTCCGCAGCACTGGCTCAAGCTGAAAAACTCGCCGAAATCCTGAGGCTGGATCTCAATACTCAGATCGGTAAACTCTCGCGAGGAAACCGACAGAAAGTCCTCCTCATTTTAGCAGAAATCAAAGCCGCACGTAGCCAGGGCAGCGTTTTACTGATGGATGAACCCCTCACTGGACTGGATGCTGAAACGCGGACCCAAGTCACCCAACTGTGGGCGGAAACAGGCCGCACGACCGTGCGCCTCATCATCATGCACGAGCTGGAATGTGTGCAGCAGGCAGACTCCCTGCTCACCATCGCCCATGGCAAGCTCAAGCATGCCACCACCCGCACGGGTGATAGCTGGATGAAGACCTACCAAACATTGCAATCATGAAGGACCTCCAATCATGGCCCCTCTTTAGGCTGAGCCTCGCCGGTCTCATGGGCCGCGGCAGTTGCTGGCTGCTATTACCCGGAGCACTGCTGTTTGTCTGGATCGCACCGCTGTTGACCCCGTGGGAGGAAAATCCACAAATCCTCCAGCCAGCCAGGGCACAGGCCGCCTGGATCTATGCGTGGGTGGCCCTTTTCACTTGGCTCCCTTTCCAAGCCTCGGCCCTGGGGCAGCGGCTGCGGCGGGATGGCATGCTGGAGCACTTGCATGCTGGCGGGGTGGGGAAGGTCCACCAGTGCCTACAGCTCAGCAGCGCCTTGTGGATCTGGATGCTGGCCATCGTTGCCACAGCCGCCCTCGTTTGCGTCACGCTCACCATGCCAAAAAGACCTGAAGAAGCGCAGCAGTGGGCCACCTTGGTTCTCCAATACAGCCTTGTCTTTTCACTGTGTGCAGCCCCTCTTCTCCTCCTGGCAGTAGCTCTGGGCACACGCACGGCAGAGATCATCGCCTTTCTCCT
It includes:
- a CDS encoding ATP-binding cassette domain-containing protein, translated to MAPAPLLHISDGTRFGYRTGLPWSRQSRCLVETAQEITTGPGLHLLVAPNGTGKTTLLRTLAGLSRPLTGTLKTQGCVHYFADELKADPEIKARTFFRAWFRSAALAQAEKLAEILRLDLNTQIGKLSRGNRQKVLLILAEIKAARSQGSVLLMDEPLTGLDAETRTQVTQLWAETGRTTVRLIIMHELECVQQADSLLTIAHGKLKHATTRTGDSWMKTYQTLQS